TGTTGTTGCTGATCTGCAGCTTcatacccccatgtacttcttcctgggaaACTTGTCGTACTTGGAGACTTGCTACACCTCCACCgtgctgcccaggatgctggccagtCTCCTGACAGGGGACAGAACCATTTCTGTTAAGGGCTGCGTTACACAACTTTATTTTTTTGGATGTCTGGCAACTACAGAGTGTTGTCTCCTAGCTGCAATGTCTTATGATAGGTATTTAGCAATTTGTAAACCACTGCTCTATGCAATGTTAATGAATGGCAGAGTCTGTCTACTGCTAGCAACTGGATCTTGGCTAGGAGGATTGCTGGTTTCTACATTAGGAATAAGTTTTATGTCACAATTAACTTTCTGTGGGCACAATGAGATTGACCACTTCTTTTGTGACTTCACTCCAGTGATACAGCTCTCCTGCAGTGATACGAGACTGGTCATTCTTATTAGTTTTATAACTTCCTTCTTCTCTGCCCTTTCCCCATTTCTCTTAACTCTGGCGTCTTACATTTGTATCATAGATGCCATTCTGAGAATCCCTTCTGGGAGGGGAAGACAAAAAGCATTTGctacctgctcctcccacctcatTGTAGTAACCATTTTTTATGGGACCATATTGATTGTATATTTGCTACCAAAAAACAACATGCTGAGATACTTGAACAAAGCATTTTCTGTTTTCTACACAATCCTTACACCCCTGATCAATCCCCTTATCTACAGTCTGAGGAACAGAGAAGTGAAAGAGGGCCTGAGAAAAGTTGTCAGCAAATTTAGGATCCTGCGAATTCAAACTACCAGGCTGATATGAGGATAAGTGAAAGAAACAGTAATTGAGTGGTTCGGGTTTCAAGAGTCTTCTGCAAAAGGGTTGTATCTTTACGTTTGTTAAAGGTGAACCTGGTTGAAAGGCAGTATATTCttgtaaacagttaaatctttatctttccttcccctctttgaGGTGGAACGTTCTGAACATGAacacacacccttcccccccccgccccacacaatTTCAGGCTCCTGTGTACTAATGCTAATAATATGTATTATTTCTCATGGGTTTTGTAGAACTAATAAAAGTTCTTCCAGAGTAAAAGTGACTAGGTTGATACAACCCTCAATGTGAGGTGCTTGATAATCCTGAGAAGTATATTATCATCTACTGCCTATATCCAGTTGTACTGCACTTGGCTTGGTTTTTTCTAGACAAATAGGAACAAATAGTTTCTGCTCCTGATAGATGTCAGCCATCAAGCCTGAACCTTTGTCTCTACCAGCAGCTCTGCCAGAAGCTTCATCTCCATCAACAATTCCTAGagaaagggcatgtctacacattgccctgtGGTGATGTTACTGtccagtgctttagtacttcctgttggaagtactaaaacaaggtgcagtaacagcctgtgcATGCACAGCACATGGTTAAAATAGCAGAtacttcaccatagcagtgtACTGTAatggaaggggtggaggggtgaaAATTGCTATGGCAGAGTAGCTGCTCatcatgtgtacacacacatggaCACTACACTGCTTCATCATGAAGGTACCAAATTGATAGGTGATTAGTTGcagtgcagtaatgcatgtgtggaGGCATTACCGTGCAGTAATGTGGGAGCCTCCAggctgggtctgcccagtcacTATGGAGCCAGCTggaggctggccccagggctcctgcctgacctcctctcctggagctgggctcagctgctttCTGTCAGCTTctagctgcagggtataaaaggcTGAAGCtactttgtgccttggggcacacaccacagggagctggcaggagctacTCTCTGTCCACGAGTCaagcaggccctgtgtgcccctcTGGACAGCCGGCAGGCAATGTTTGCCTGGGCTGTCACCCTCCTGAGCTGGTGCCTGGCCAGAGGTGAGCATTACAAAGGTCTCTTATTGCTGCATCCATTGCCCAGGCCTATGATTCTATTTGGGCTAGCGGTCTTTCTGGCTGTGCTATAGGGAGCAGCACCTGCTCCCGACTCGTGCTCAACCCCACATCTCTCTCCTCCAAGGACTAAAGTGAAGCACCTCAAATATGTGGCTGTGATTCCCTGGCCAATCCCCTGTTGGGTGTCATGCTGTCAGCCCTCAAGGGCCAGCATCACAGGGTCAGTAGCATGGAGGCCCAGTCAGCCAACACGGGGTATGACATCATCCTCctcccctgtgtccagccctagCCCTATCCACGTGTGCCCACCCATGTGGAGCCCCAGGGGCCCAAACTGGATCCAGGAGGCTGTGTGCACCCTtagggcactgtggggtgaggaagACATCCTGAGGCAGTTTGTCCAGGGTGAGCACTTGAATACCCACCCTTATGAGGCCCTGGTGGCTGAGATGCATGTATGGGGCCACCCCCAGTTGTTATGCAAATAGTATAAATACCAGCTTGATGTTAGATAAATAACATGGAAATAGAGTTTGGCCTATTGCTTTTAAGCTTATGTATTTTcctgagttttgcattgccttaagaatctctgttttgtattgctctgtagtttGACATAAGTACTTGACCTTTTCCTCTTTTCTATGCTGTATGggtgagagtgtgtttgtggaaaaggaaaacatcatctggcgactggctgaagaatgcagacagataaaagagcAAACAAGAAGAATCTGCCCCAGAACAGCGAGAGAACACCGGCAATCCACCTTCAagaaagaacacagtgataacctagcaaaagcccagaggactggatgaatggacaaggctataaaagatggggcaaGACATATCAATTTtaggtcttgttctgcatgtcatcctggagcatcgGTTCATTGGATGAGATGGACTGGCAGGAGCCCTGCTCCCACTCggatcaacttggctggccattAATTTGATCCAAGCACCGATAAAACTGGTAACGTATAGcagtgcagaacagaaattggggtatgaacttggtgtgtgtgtgtattaagtgcTTAACCAATAAACGCAGcactttgccttatccccctcataAGGTCTCGCTCGTGATTTGATCATTTGGCAATTTGTGTAATGCAGTTGGTGTGGCAGTGCCACATTAAGGTCAAGGACCTGCAGGTCCAGTGCGTGGGTGTAAATGGCCACAATCGTTGGTCTGGTGGGGCCTCCAAGACCATTCCCTTTATGCAGGAGCTGAACCCCATTCAGGTGCCCAAGGAGCCTGCACCCATGTCCCAGCCTGTCACCTCCAGTGACACATCATtggaggaggggacctcaggccttCAGTACCCTGCCCTGAACTCCTCCCCAGCTATTGCCATCACTGGTagcccagggagccctggccagcagctgccttggccttagcctcaccctgcagctgcccatgAGGATTGACTGACCATACCACtttcagcagccagcagcaccagcttctccctggggaggtggaggggagcatGGCCAAGTGTCAGCACCCAGCCCACAGGAGGCCACAGACACCAGGTGGAGCTGGATGCGTCCTGGCATGGGGATCCCCATGCTGAGCTGCCAGCCTCACTGACCCCAGGCCCATGCTAAGTCCCACACTGGAGGGTGGCTTCTACCAGTCTcattctccacccccacctgcccctaccccagctccGGTCCTGACCCCTACTCCTTGCCTTGCCCTCCCACACTCTCCTGGCTCCAGGACATGTAGAGAGTTGGGACACCTACCACACATTTATTGAGCAGCCTATGTCCTTGTAGCTGGGCAAGCATGGGCTTCCCATTCACTGAGGAAGGCATTGATCTCAGTAGCCATCTCTTCCTCAGCAACTGGGGGCAAACATATTTTGAGCTGCCACAGATAGCCCTACAGGCAGCAGCGGCCATTCCAGGGCAGGCCAGACTTATGCCCCACGGTATTATAGCTCAGGGTTGCGATCCATGAGTGCAGGGTGTGACCggggcactggtcattgctgggaggggccaggctgaagcagcagggtgctggatgCTGCTggtaggggcagaggcaggggcagggacagggatggtGTGAGGAggttgggtgggcaggaaggaagcTGCTTCATGCTTTCTTTGCACttgacatgcagctcccaggcaggggaggagctggccagggatcagagggtctggcaggggtgctTGTAAG
This sequence is a window from Alligator mississippiensis isolate rAllMis1 chromosome 15, rAllMis1, whole genome shotgun sequence. Protein-coding genes within it:
- the LOC132245620 gene encoding olfactory receptor 6N1-like is translated as MEEVGGDNHTSITEFLLLGFGTIPQLQIFLFLLFLVIYMLTVTGNILIIVLVVADLQLHTPMYFFLGNLSYLETCYTSTVLPRMLASLLTGDRTISVKGCVTQLYFFGCLATTECCLLAAMSYDRYLAICKPLLYAMLMNGRVCLLLATGSWLGGLLVSTLGISFMSQLTFCGHNEIDHFFCDFTPVIQLSCSDTRLVILISFITSFFSALSPFLLTLASYICIIDAILRIPSGRGRQKAFATCSSHLIVVTIFYGTILIVYLLPKNNMLRYLNKAFSVFYTILTPLINPLIYSLRNREVKEGLRKVVSKFRILRIQTTRLI